In Phragmites australis chromosome 17, lpPhrAust1.1, whole genome shotgun sequence, the following are encoded in one genomic region:
- the LOC133897381 gene encoding 3-dehydroquinate synthase, chloroplastic-like — protein sequence MAASHSSLLAAASSSSCATIAPRLPRATRVAASLPSPARASCPSLRAAGRPLRGRFVASAAPTIQPPAESRVSTVVDVDLGDRSYPIYIDSGLLNEHDLLQRHVHGKKVLVVTNTTVAPLYLEKVTWALTHNNPNVSVESVILPDGEEYKDMDTLMKVFDKSVESRLDRRCTFIALGGGVIGDMCGFAAAAFLRGVNFIQIPTTLMAQVDSSVGGKTGINHPLGKNLIGAFYQPQCVLIDTDTLNTLPDRELASGIAEVVKYGLIRDAPFFEWQEKNMSALLAREPSALAYAIKRSCENKAEVVSQDEKESGLRATLNLGHTFGHAIETGTGYGAWLHGEAVAAGTVMAADMSHRLGWIDESIKKRTVDILEQANLPIAPPETMTVEKFKNIMAVDKKVADGLLRLILLKGPLGSCVFTGDYDRKALDETLHAFCAS from the exons ATGGCGGCCTCCCactcctccctcctcgccgccgcctcgtcTTCCTCCTGTGCGACTATCGCTCCCCGCCTTCCCCGCGCAACTCGAGTCGCCGCTTCCCTCCCCTCGCCGGCTCGCGCCTCCTGCCCTTCTCTCCGCGCCGCTGGGAGGCCCCTTCGGGGCCGCTTCGTCGCCAGCGCCGCTCCCACGATTCAGCCACCGGCGGAGTCCAGGGTCTCTACTGTGGTCGACGTCGACCTCGGCGACCGTAGCTACCCGATCTACATCGACTCCGGCCTCCTCAACGAGCACGACCTGCTGCAGAG GCATGTTCATGGGAAGAAAGTTCTGGTGGTGACCAACACAACCGTCGCGCCGCTGTACTTGGAGAAGGTGACCTGGGCACTCACCCACAACAACCCGAACGTGTCAGTGGAGAGCGTGATCCTACCCGACGGCGAGGAGTACAAAGACATG GACACGTTGATGAAGGTGTTTGATAAGTCAGTTGAATCTCGGCTGGACCGCCGGTGCACATTCATTGCTCTCGGGGGTGGTGTCATTGGGGACATGTGTGGATTTGCAGCTGCCGCATTCCTCCGTGGCGTCAATTTCATACAGATACCAACTACTCTGATGGCCCAG GTGGACTCGTCTGTTGGAGGGAAGACCGGGATTAACCATCCACTTGGGAAGAACTTAATTGGGGCATTCTACCAACCACAATGTGTGCTAATAGACACGGACACACTGAATACGTTGCCCGACAGGGAGCTGGCTTCAGGCATAGCTGAGGTCGTGAAGTATGGGCTCATAAGAGATGCACCGTTCTTTGAGTGGCAAGAGAAGAATATGTCGGCATTGTTAGCAAG AGAACCAAGCGCTTTGGCCTATGCTATTAAGAGATCATGTGAAAACAAAGCTGAAGTGGTTTCGCAAGATGAGAAGGAAAGTGGTCTTCGAGCGACACTAAACCTGGGTCACACATTTGGTCAT GCTATTGAAACCGGGACCGGATATGGAGCATGGCTCCATGGGGAGGCTGTTGCAGCTGGAACA GTTATGGCAGCTGACATGTCTCACCGCCTAGGGTGGATAGATGAGTCAATCAAAAAGCGGACAGTTGACATACTAGAGCAAGCCAACCTTCCCATTGCACCTCCGGAGACCATGACAGTGGAGAAGTTCAAAAACATTATGGCT GTTGACAAGAAGGTTGCTGATGGATTGCTGAGGCTCATCCTCCTAAAAGGACCTCTTGGAAGCTGTGTTTTTACTGGAGATTATGACAGGAAAGCTCTCGATGAAACCCTCCATGCATTCTGCGCCAGCTGA
- the LOC133897154 gene encoding synaptotagmin-1-like encodes MGLVSTVLGFSGFGFGFSAGIVIGYFLFIYVQPTDVKDVKVRPLVEYDSKSLDGILPEIPLWVKNPDYDRIDWLNRFLELMWPYLNKAICRTARDIAKPIIAENTAKYKIDSVEFESLTLGSLPPTFQGMKVYVTEEQELIMEPSLKWAANPNVTVIVKAYGLKATIQIVDLQVFASPRITLKPLVPTFPCFAKILVSLMEKPHVDFGLKLLGADVMAIPGLYRFVQETIKKQVASMYLWPKTLEVPIMDPSKASKKPVGILLVKIVRAQNLRKKDLLGKSDPYVKLKMSDNKLPSKKTSVKRSNLNPEWNEDFKFVVTDPETQALEINVFDWEQVGKHEKMGMNRISLKELPPAETIVTTLNLLKTMDPNDIQNEKSRGQLTLELTYKPFKEEDMENESTEGTDVTEKAPDGTPAGGGLLYVIVHEAQDLEGKHHTNPYAKIIFKGEEKKTKVIKKNRDPRWEDEFEFVCEEPPENDKLHVEVLSKAPKKGLIHGKETLGYIDISLADVISNRRINEKFHLIDSKNGQIQIELRWRTS; translated from the exons ATGGGTCTGGTCAGCACAGTGCTGGGTTTCTCTGGATTTGGCTTTGGATTCTCGGCTGGCATTGTTATTGGGTACTTCCTCTTCATCTACGTCCAGCCAACTGATGTCAAG GATGTCAAAGTTCGCCCACTTGTGGAATATGATTCAAAATCTTTGGATGGCATCCTTCCCGAAATTCCTTTGTGGGTTAAGAATCCAGACTATGATAGA ATTGATTGGCTGAACAGATTTTTGGAGTTGATGTGGCCTTATCTTAACAAG GCTATCTGCAGAACTGCACGGGATATCGCAAAGCCAATTATTGCCGAGAATACTGCAAAGTATAAGATAGACTCTGTTGAGTTTGAATCACTTACATTGGGTAGCTTACCACCCACCTTTCAAG GGATGAAAGTCTATGTCACAGAGGAGCAAGAGTTGATAATGGAACCATCTCTTAAATGGGCTGCAAATCCAAATGTCACTGTTATTGTAAAAGCTTATGGGTTGAAAGCTACTATCCAG ATTGTGGATCTACAAGTCTTTGCATCACCTCGTATTACTCTGAAGCCATTGGTGCCTACATTTCCTTGCTTTGCAAAAATCCTTGTCTCTCTCATGGAGAAG CCACATGTTGACTTTGGGCTAAAACTTCTCGGAGCAGATGTAATGGCTATTCCTGGTCTTTACAGATTTGTTCAG GAGACAATCAAGAAGCAAGTTGCGAGCATGTATTTGTGGCCGAAGACACTAGAAGTACCTATAATGGATCCCTCAAA AGCATCAAAAAAGCCTGTTGGAATTCTACTTGTGAAGATTGTAAGAGCTCAAAATCTGCGAAAGAAGGATTTGCTGGGTAAATCAGACCCATATGTGAAACTTAAGATGTCAGATAACAAGCTTCCATCCAAGAAAACAAGTGTAAAGCGCAGCAATCTCAATCCGGAGTGGAATGAAGATTTCAAATTTGTTGTGACAGATCCAGAAACTCAGGCTCTTGAAATTAATGTCTTCGACTGGGAACAG GTTGGAAAGCATGAAAAGATGGGCATGAACAGGATCTCGTTGAAAGAACTTCCACCAGCGGAGACTATAGTTACCACCCTTAACTTGCTTAAGACCATGGATCCAAATGATATACAAAATGAGAAGTCTCGTGGTCAGCTTACTCTAGAGCTTACTTACAAGCCTTTCAAGGAAGAAGATATGGAGAATGAAAGCACTGAGGGTACTGATGTGACAGAGAAAGCTCCAGATGGTACTCCAGCTGGTGGTGGGTTGCTTTATGTTATTGTTCATGAAGCTCAAGATCTTGAAGGGAAGCACCACACAAACCCGTATGCGAAAATAATTTTCAAAGGCGAGGAGAAGAAAACAAAG GTGATCAAGAAGAATAGGGATCCACGATGGGAGGACGAATTTGAGTTTGTGTGTGAGGAACCACCTGAAAATGATAAACTACATGTTGAGGTCCTAAGTAAAGCTCCAAAGAAAGGACTGATTCATGGCAAG GAAACTTTGGGCTACATTGATATCAGCCTTGCAGACGTGATCAGCAACAGGCGGATAAATGAAAAGTTCCATCTCATAGACTCAAAGAATGGTCAGATCCAAATTGAGTTGCGGTGGAGAACTTCATAG
- the LOC133897153 gene encoding protein ALTERED PHOSPHATE STARVATION RESPONSE 1-like: protein MGCCQSRLERLEAVSRCKARRRYTKQLVQARRDMAAAHALYLRALRATGASMLHFASAEADHPHLHSSAHHHPPPSPPPPPTLPPPLPPPPPLSPTPTTRSWTINSSLTSASAILPPPPPPPMPSSWDFWDPFAPSSSRSPTEDADWDDAAATVVEAPNAAPPVVTAAAAVAAPLSIVTATTTSTTPSELTVVAVPRGGAGKKDLAEIATELDEYFLKAADAGARVAALLEAPICEPPETTNHSLPGKVLSYSKSLKPTGWSWSGGGGGYGKGSNGFSRFGRGDEGMAMGNGGGGGMLSHSSTVEKLYAWEKKLFLEVKSYEGYKHEHDRKVSLLRKQEVKGVDYLKMEKNRMEIESLESKMLVATQSIETTTSEIIRLRESELFPQLLELVAGLMSMWRGMYECHQVQTHIVQQLEYLNNALSTNPTSNVHRQAALQLEIEVDRWYSAFCSLVKSQRDYVYSLTGWLRLSLFCHHDPLTKAHQNSDIYSLCEEWQLAIDRIPDKVASEGIKTLLTVIHAVVIQQAEEQKQKKRSESAFKEFEKKTEELRSLEAKYELYFGAEGDPELLRKSPVADKRAKVEALRSRADEEKSKYEKSVGVTRAMTLNNLQTGFPNVFQAMTGFASVCMEAFESVYNFKSSSDRILDMKRLLT, encoded by the exons ATGGGCTGCTGCCAGTCGCGGCtggagcggctggaggcggtgtCGCGGTGCAAGGCGCGGAGGCGCTACACGAAGCAGCTGGTGCAGGCGCGGCGGGACATGGCGGCCGCGCACGCGCTCTACCTGCGCGCGCTCCGGGCCACGGGCGCCTCCATGCTGCACTTTGCCAGCGCCGAGGCCGACCACCCGCATCTCCATTCCTCCGCCCACCACCACCCGCcgccctccccgccgccgcctccgacgctgcctccgcctctcccgccgccgccgccgctcagcCCCACCCCGACCACAAGGTCCTGGACGATCAACTCCTCCTTGACCTCCGCGTCCGCGATCTtgccccctccgccgccgcctccaatGCCGTCGAGCTGGGACTTCTGGGACCCCTTCgcgccctcctcctcccgctccccCACCGAGGATGCCGACTGGGAcgacgccgccgccaccgtcgtcgAAGCCCCCAACGCCGCGCCGCCCGTGGTCacagccgccgccgcggtggccgcGCCCCTGTCCATcgtcaccgccaccaccacctccaccaccccCAGTGAGCTCACCGTCGTCGCGGTGCCCCGCGGCGGTGCCGGGAAGAAGGACCTCGCCGAGATCGCCACCGAGCTGGACGAGTACTTCCTCAAGGCGGCCGACGCCGGGGCCCGCGTCGCCGCGTTGCTCGAGGCCCCCATCTGCGAGCCCCCCGAGACCACAAACCACAGCCTCCCAG GGAAGGTGCTGAGTTACAGCAAGAGCTTGAAGCCCACGGGATGGTcgtggagcggcggcggcggagggtaTGGAAAAGGTAGCAATGGGTTCTCAAGGTTTGGTAGAGGAGACGAAGGGATGGCCATGGGCAATGGCGGAGGCGGTGGGATGCTTAGCCATTCATCCACCGTGGAGAAGCTCTATGCCTGGGAGAAGAAGCTGTTTCTTGAGGTCAAG AGTTACGAGGGGTATAAGCATGAGCATGATAGGAAGGTGAGTCTGCTGAGGAAGCAGGAGGTGAAGGGTGTGGACTACTTGAAGATGGAGAAGAACAGGATGGAGATTGAGAGCTTGGAGTCCAAGATGCTAGTTGCCACCCAGTCCATCGAGACCACCACTTCTGAGATAATCAGGCTGAGAGAATCCGAGCTATTTCCTCAGCTTCTTGAGCTGGTTGCTGG CTTGATGAGCATGTGGAGGGGCATGTATGAGTGTCATCAAGTTCAGACCCACATCGTGCAGCAGCTCGAGTACCTCAATAATGCTCTGAGTACTAACCCAACTTCCAATGTCCACCGGCAAGCAGCTCTCCAACTTGAGATAGAGGTCGACAGGTGGTATTCAGCCTTCTGCAGTCTGGTCAAGTCCCAGAGAGATTATGTCTACTCCCTGACCGGCTGGCTTCGCCTATCGCTCTTCTGCCACCACGACCCGCTGACCAAAGCTCATCAGAACTCTGATATTTACAGCTTGTGTGAGGAATGGCAGCTAGCCATTGATCGAATCCCTGACAAGGTGGCCTCAGAAGGGATCAAAACTCTCCTGACAGTGATCCACGCTGTTGTCATTCAACAAGCTGAGGAACAAAAGCAAAAGAAGAGGTCTGAGTCTGCATTCAAGGAATTCGAGAAGAAGACAGAGGAACTGAGATCCCTAGAGGCAAAATATGAGCTGTATTTTGGTGCTGAAGGTGACCCCGAATTATTGCGGAAATCACCGGTAGCTGACAAGCGGGCAAAGGTGGAGGCTCTGAGGAGCCGCGCAGATGAGGAGAAGAGCAAGTATGAGAAGAGCGTTGGGGTCACAAGAGCAATGACCTTGAATAATCTGCAGACAGGCTTCCCTAATGTTTTCCAGGCGATGACAGGCTTCGCCAGCGTCTGCATGGAGGCGTTTGAGTCGGTGTACAACTTCAAGAGCAGCTCAGACCGGATCCTTGACATGAAGAGGCTCCTGACCTGA